Genomic window (Candidatus Cloacimonadota bacterium):
AAAAAATGAAGTTAGTTTGAACTTTTATTAATTCTCGGTCTCAATAAATTTTTTATCTGTATGTTCAGAAGTAGGAATGCGAATTCTATGCCCTCTTCGGTCAAGTTCAATTTCTTCATGCTTAGGACCGATGTTATCTTCAGGATCTTCAGGATTAATATAGAGTGAGTTGACCAGTTCGTCATAAAATGACTGCATTGCTTCTTCATATAGGGCATCCTTTTCTGAAGTTGGAATAATTAAAGAATCGAATGCGGAGAGTGATGAGATAAAAAATGTACTAAGAACAAAAACTAATATACCTGTTACATATGCTTTCTTTTTCATATTTTTCTTTAGAAGAATTTATTTTTATGAATATATCGTCAAGAGAATTTTCCTTGTCAATAAAAAATAAAAAAAAACGGATTTTTGGATAAAAACCATATAAGTTACAAAATCGTTAACTATAGGAAAAATTTATTCCTCAACTAAAGCAATATCTTCTGCGTTAACCTCAACTGCAACTGCTTGTCTTATTAAATCTATATTGAGAACTAATTTATATGTTCCCCTTTTATAGGAAATCTTACCGATGTAATTTTTGAAAGGTCCCCGAACAATCCGTACTTTTCTTCCACGAGTAAGATATTTATGCGGAACAAGTTTTACTCCCTCATTTCGCACATTATGTATTTGTTTCAATTCACGGATGAGCAATTCCTGGTCTGGTGCAGGTATGAACGAACAGAGTAATCCTGTTCGATAAAGGTTGGTTTTTTGATCATGAGAACAATTACAAAAAATATAACTTGAGAATAATGGTTTAGTGAAAGTGATTACTCGATTCTGATAATATCGCACACTATCCTGCAAGGGTAGATAATATGAAATCCCATAGTCTATACAACTTGCAGCTACTTTCTTCTCATGCCGAGGTTTTGTATACACTGCATACCATACGCTCTCCTCGGTGAGTTTCAATTCGCCATATAACTCGCGAGTATCATTTTTATTACATGTCATATTAGATTATCCAGCATTTAAGAATGAGAACTTTTTCCGCTTGTTTTTCTGTCAATAATTGCCTGATAATTTCATTAAAATACGGCATGACCAATTCTTTGATCATGCCGCTTCTGTGACAATACGTGATTCTTTATCTTCTAAAGTTTCTTCGATTATCTCTTTTAGGTCGTGCTTCATCGATTTTCAGGGATCGACCTTTAAGATCTTTTCCGTTCAAATCATTCATTGCATTTTCAGCTTCAGATGATTCTGACATCTCAACGAATCCAAACCCTTTTCCGTCAATGACAGTAACCTCAACCACTTCACCAAACTCAGAAAACATTTCTGAAAGTTCGTCTTTTGTGACTGAATAATCAAGATTACCTACATAGAGTTTCTTGCCTTGCATTCTTTCTATTCTCCTATGTTATTTGTTCTCATATTAAATCATGAAGAATAGATGATACAAAGATCTACTTTCACTATTATAATATGTTGAACGTATCGTATTTTTACGATTAAGACATTCATAATTTTCCTAATAATAAAGTCAAGAAGTGTAAAAATATTATTACAAAATGGCGGAGAGAGTGGGATTCGAACCCACGGTCCGCCTTGCGACGGACAACGGTTTTCGAGACCGCCCCGATCGACCGCTCCGGCATCTCTCCATTAAAAAAATGGCGGAGAGGGCGGGATTCGAACCCGCGGTAGACTTGTGATCTACACACGCTTTCCAAGCGTGCTCCTTAAGCCGGCTCGGACACCTCTCCGTTGTTCTTTGTTCGTTTCTGTTGAAAAAATCTACTTAATATCTCCCCACACTTATCAGCTAAAATCCCACTCGTAACTTCGGGATTATGGTTCAACCGCGTATCATAAAGAATATTATATAAAGAACCGCATGCGCCATTTTTTTCATCGAATGCACCAAAAACTACTCTATCGATACGTGAAAGAACAAGTGCTCCAGCGCACATTGTGCAGGGTTCGAGGGTTACATACAGCGTGCATCCCTGTAGCCACTTACCAAAAACTCTTTGAGCACTTTCGATAGCACATTTTTCTGCATGAGCAAGTCCATCTTGCAGATGTTCGGTCGAATTATGTGCTCTGGCTATGATTTGACCATCTTTAACGATCACAGCACCAACAGGAATTTCATTCTCACGATATGCCTTTATCGCTTCTTCGAGGGCAACCCTCATCCAGTCTTCATCACTATGTGCTTTCATCGAATGTGCTTGTTTATTTTGAGGTGGTTTTCATTGTCAATTTTTCCTCATTCACACCAAAAACCCAACAAGCGAATAAAGATATTGACCAATTTTAAACTCATTTTCCAAACTAACAAAAACTTTTTCAAAAGGATGTTCAATGTCATCTGTATTTAACTGGCTCACCACCTCATTTGAATTCATCATGACTGCGATCCGTAACCTGGTGAGTCACCACATCCTTTTTGCAATCGGCATCGTTCTCATCGTTGGTTACCTTCTTGGAAAATTAGCCGATAGGCTCAAACTCCCCGTTGTTACAGGATACATTATTGCTGGTATTCTCCTTGGAGAATCAATTGGGAATGTGATCGAACTGAAAATGGTTCACGCATTGCGTCCCATAACAGAGATCGCACTCGGACTTATCGCTATAGCGATCGGAGGTGAATTCTCACGATCTAAACTAAAATCAATCGGCAAAGAAGTGATCATCCTGACCTTTTTCCAGATAGGACTCACTTTTGCACTCGTTTCCGGTGCATTAATGCTTTTTGGTTTTAAATATGAGTTCTCACTTCTCCTTGGTGCAATTGCAACTGCTACCGCACCGGCTGCAACCGTAGCGATCGTGCAGGCACTGCGTGTAAGAGGAAAATTCATTGATTATCTCTATGGACTTGTTGCGCTCGATGATGCTGGTTCGGTTATTCTTTTTGGACTTGTATTTGCCTTTGTTGGTCTGACATTACCGAATATCAGTGGTATAAAAAACAATCCGATGATAATGATATTCACTGCACTTGGTGAGATATTCCTCTCGATAATTATTGGTATCGTTGTTGGATTTATCCTTCATAAGACAACACATAAAAAACAAAATAAAAGCGAGATCATGATTATTGCACTGGGTATCATTTTTATTGTGATCAGCCTCGCCCATCCGCTTCATATTTCTCCTTTGATAACAAACATTATTATCGGAGCGACACTTGTAAATCTCTCACCAAAAAATCAAAGAATATCCAGGATACTCGAAGGATTGACCCCGCCGATCTATGCTTTATTTTTTGCAATCGCAGGTACTGAACTCCAGCTTGGTATTTTTACCCAACCGGGTATTCTTATTCTTGGGGTTATCTTTGTAATTGCACGTATGATAGGGAAATATTTTGGTGTGTATCTCGGTGCCATGACCTCTCATTCTGATGAACCGACAAAGAAGTATCTCGGTATATGCATGTTCCCGCAAGCCGGTGTCGCTATCGGTCTTGTTCTCATGATCCAAGCTTCTCCAATCATAGCAAATGCAACCTTTGAGATGCAGCACCTGGCCATCAATATGGTCAATATCGTTATTTTCTCGGTGTTCATAAACGAACTTATCGGACCTGTGCTTTCAAGATGGGCAATCATAAAAGGCACAGGTATAAAGTTATAGTGTGAGGTAAAAAATGTTTTTACTAAGTAAATTATGCAGAGAAAGTTGTGCAACCTCTTTTTATACGAAAAACAAGGAGGAGGTATTGCGCGAACTCGTTGTTCTCGTTAAGAAATGCCCGAAACTAAAAGATATTGATTCGGCAAAAATATATACAGCATTGAAAGCGAGGGAGAAGCTTGGAAGCACAGGATTGGGCGGCGGTATTGCCATTCCACATGCTAAGATCGAAGGACTTGATGACTTTGTCCTTGCACTTGCCACATCCAAGAAGGGTGTTCCTTTTGAAGCAATTGATAACAGGAAAGTGCATATATTTTTTGTGCTGCTCGGTCCATCAAATTCACCCAATGAACATCTTAAAATGCTCTCGGCAATTTCGCGAATGCTCAGAGATGAAGATGTGAAAAATGAACTTATCGCAGCCCGTTCCGGAGAATCCATCTATGAAACGATCGCTATGTACAGCGGTGAAGAAGCTAGAAAGGACCTTCCCCAAGAAAAAAAGAAGCTTCTCATGATCATTCTTTACGAACAGAAATTTCTTGAAGATATCATGGAACTCTTTCTTGAACTCGGCGTGAAAGGTTCAACGGTGATCGATTCACAGGGCATGGGTGGAATTCTCACAAAAGTCCCGCTCTTTGCCGATTTTATAAATTTCCTTGGTGAAAATAAAAATTACAGTAAGACCATCTTTGCAATTATCAGCGAATCTGAGCTTCACACGATCATACGCAGTGTAGAAAATCTGCTTGGAGACCTTGATAAACGCGGAGGGGCATCCATCATTGCGCTTGACATTCATTTCGTCAAAGGCACGATGGAATATATGTAAAAAAAAAATAGGAGCGTCATGAAAAAATTATTTCTTATTGCAACCTTAATACTCATACTACAACCCTTGCAAGCAGATCCACCTGCAACATACGATCTTCGCGATGTGAATGGGCAAAACTATGTGACTACTGTAAAAAACCAGACCGGCGGCACGTGCTGGACACATGGTGCAATGGCATCCATCGAAGGAAATCTTTTGATAACAGGCATCTGGGCTGCACACGGTGAAGTGGGAGAACCGAATCTTGCAGAATATCATCTCGACTGGTGGAATGGATTTAATCAGTTCAATAATGATGACCTTATCCCACCATCCGGAAGTGGATTGGAAGTGCATCAGGGTGGTGACTATCGAGTGACAGCAGCGTACCTTTCACGCGGTGAAGGGGCAGTGCGTGATATCGACGGTCAATCCTATTCAACTGCACCGTCGCGCTCCGAACCAAGTTACCACTTCTACTACGTAAATGATATCGAATGGTATGTTGCGGGAAGCGATTTGAGTAATATCAATACGATAAAAAATAAAGTGATGGAATATGGGGTCATGGGCACCTGTTTATGTTATGACTCACAATTCATAAGCAGTTATATACATTATCAACCTCCAACATCCTCTCTCGATCCGAATCATGCAGTTGCTATTGTCGGCTGGGATGATAACAAAGTAACGCAAGCTCCTCTTCCAGGTGCATGGCTGATAAAGAATAGCTGGGGTGCAAGCTGGGGACTCAGCGGCTACTTCTGGATATCCTATTATGATAAACATTGCGGACAAAATCCCGAAATGGGCGCAGTCTCACTGTACAATGCCGTACTTCAGCCATATAATAGAATTTATTATCATGACTATCACGGATGGAGAGATACGCTCACACAGTACAATCAAGCATTTAATAAATTCATAGCGCAAGATGACGAAGTACTCAAAGCTGTTTCCTTTTTCACCGCAACCGATGATGTCGATTATACGATAAAAATCTATGATGATTTTCAGAGTGGAATCCTCCAAAACGAACTCACATCTCAAATAGGAAATATCGAATATACCGGCTTTCATACTATCACATTAGACACACCAGTCATGCTCGAAGATGCTGATGATTTCTATGTTTATATCATGTTTTCAGACGGCGGACATGCTATCGACAGAACGTCAGAAGTTCCGGTTCTTCTCGGAGCAGATTACCGAACAATTGTTGAATCCTCTGCAAATCCCGATGAAAGCTATTATCATGATGGATTCAGCTGGCAGGATCTTTATAATTACAATTTTACGAATCCTTCATGGGATGAGACAGCAAACTTCTGTATTAAAGCGCTGACAAAATCGAGAGGTATAAAAGTAATTCCCGAAGAATCATTCGACTCATCAGGTCCGGAAGGCGGTCCCTTCTCCCCTGTTGAAAAAACATATTCTATAATAAATAATGAAGCCACAACGATCTCTATCGAAGTTACTCACGATCTCTCATGTGACTGGATAACACTTTCGGGGGACATCTTCTGCATAGTTGCCCCAGGTGATACCGCAGAAATAACAGTTCAGATTAACACTAATGCAAACATGCTTCCGAGCGGTGTTCATTCAAAGGCACTATACTTCACGAATCTGTCTAATCATTATGGTGATACAGAGCTCGAAGTGAAACTCGCAGTCGGTGAACCAACGCTCCGATACAGCTGGTATATGGACCTTGATCCGAATTGGAACATGGAAAATCAGTGGGCATTCGGACAGCCAACTGGCGGCGGTGGTCAATATGGAGGACCCGATCCGACAGCAGGATATACCGGCAATTATGTGATGGGTTATAACCTCTCCGGAGACTATCCAAATAATCTCCCGGAAACAAATCTAACAACTACTGCAATTAATTGTTCGGACATGTATGGTGTGACATTGAAGTTCTGGCGATGGCTCGGCGTCGAACAGCCGCAGTATGATCATGCATACGTGCGTATCAGTAATGATGGAATGAACTGGTATACGATCTGGGAAAATGAGGAAACGATCGAGGATGAAGCTTGGTCACAGATGGAGTTCGATATCTCCGAATATGCAGATGACCAACCAACAGTATATCTCCGCTGGGTTATGGGTCAAACAGATGGCGGTTGGCGCTACTGCGGATGGAATATCGATGATATCGAGATATATGCGTATGATGAAGTATTTTCCCCAATAGAACTTTCATCCTTCGAAGCTGCATATGCTGACTCAACAGGATCGGTTCATCTAACATGGGTCACACTCAGTGAAACCGATATTGTTGGCTATAATTTGTATAGATCAGTTACAGATGATTTTGCTACTGCTTACCAAATAAATACTTCCATAATTCCCGGTCATGCACCAACGACTAATCCTCATATATATGATTTCAATGATGAAACTGCAAGTATAACTACCCTATATTATTACTGGTTGCAAGCGCTTGGTTTCGGAGGATACAACGAAATCTACGGCTCATTCATCTATGAACCAAATGTCAGTAACGATAACGAACCGGAACAGCAATATCTGAGTATGAAAAACTTCCCAAATCCCTTTTCCGGTTCAACAGAAATATCCTTTGCGCTCGCAAGAACGGAAAAAGTTCAGCTTCAAGTTTATAATCTCAAAGGACAGCTTGTTGACATAATACTTGACGAAATCAAACCAGCTGGTAATCACACATGTGTCTGGAATGCAGAGAATTCTACATCAGGCATCTATTTCATAAAGCTCTCTTCAAAAGAAGTGTCAAAGGTTCAAAAAGTAATTCTGATAAAATAAAAAAATTGCCCTCGGGCAAAAGGGGTAACATGAACGTTAAGAAAACAAAAGGTGGTCTTGCTTTAATTATTTTCTGTGCACTTGTTATAACAATTTCTACCACCACTCTTTGTGCAGAAAATGAAATCGTAACTAAAATTACACGTGTCGATACCACACAAACATTGCAGAGTTTTGATCATATCGGCGAATTCCACACGATCGACTTTGTCGGTGATTATCAATATCTCCTCGATATTGTGAACAATTGGTTTGCAGACGGAAAAAATCAAAATACCAACAATTATTTCTGCAGTCTCTTCTCTGCACTCGGTAATGTAGATGAACTCCTCATGGGCAGGAATTTCGATAATCCCTATTGTGATATTCTCGTCGGTCGATATAATCCGCCTGATGGCTATTCAAATATTGCTCTTAACCGTTTGGCAGACATCGGGCTTCCTGCTGGAACGAATTTTCAAAATCTTTCATACAACCAAAGCCTGAGGTTGCTCTTTTCTCCCTATTTTGCTGCAGATGGCGTGAATGAAGCTGGTCTCGCCATTGGTATAGCATACGTGCCGGGTGTTCAAATCCAGGTTGATCCAACCAAGGAAAGTGTATGGGTAACTCGTGTTATTAGAGAAGTGCTAGACTATGCAAGTACGGTCGATGAGGCACTGGCAATCGCAAACAGCTATAATGTCTTTGATACCGGAACAAATAATGACATCCTTTCACACCACTACATCGTAACCGATGCAAGCGAAGCATCATATATCCTCGAATATGTTGTCGACCAGTTCGTAGCGATCGTGCCGACAGTGGATTGGCAGGTACTGACGAACTCACACATCTATAACATCCCGCTATACCAGCTTTTAAATGGATGTTGGAGATACAATATCCTGTATACATCTCTTCAAAATTACGGTGGATGTGTTGATTTTCGTGAAGGTTTTGAATTGCTTTCCAATGTTTCATGGGGTAATCAAACAAACGGAACTCAGTGGTCAACAATGTACGATATCAATAATTGTGGGACATTCATCTCAACATATCGAGATTTTGAAAATCTTGTGTATGTCGACGTTGCAAATTTCGAATTTCTCAACTACAGCGGATATGATATTTTGAACTTCTCGTATCAAGACGATAATGCTAATTACATAATCGAATCCGAAGAATCAGCAGAATTCTATCTCATGTTCGAACCTGCCTTTACAAGTACTGGCGTAACCGGTATTCTGCATACAGATGATCCCGATGTTGACATTCTTAATGATGAAGTCGATTTTGGAACGGTCAACGCAGGTAATTTCGGATATAATGGTGGTGATCCTTTTATTATCCAGGCAGTGACTGACATGACACCGCACACCGTTGATTTTTCAATAACACTTGTAACAGATTATGATTTCGAATACGTATATGACTTCTCTGTATTCATTGGTTCAGGAAACTTACTGCTGGTAAATGATGATCCCGAAAACAACTACTCCTCATTCTATCAGGACGCACTCACTGAGCATAGCAGGACAGGTCATGAGTGGGATACATCCTTTCTTGGAGAAATTCCTATCGCTCTTTGTGATGCCTACGGATCACTCATCTGGTTCACCGGAGATGCTAGCGAAGATATACTGAGTCCGGTTGAAAAAATGCTGCTCAAAGATTTTATGGATTCAGGTGGAAATGTATTTCTCACCGGGCAGGATGTGTGTGAGTGCATCAATGGCACTGACCTCTTTTCTGATTATTTTCATGCCCAGCTCGAACTCGAAGCATGGCCATTTTATGACGTTTCCGGATTGGATGCCGATCCGGTCGGTGACGGAATAACATTCTCTATTTCAGGAGGTAATGGCGCGAATAATCAGATTACACAAAGTGCAATTTGTGCTGACGCACAAG
Coding sequences:
- a CDS encoding nucleoside deaminase; its protein translation is MKAHSDEDWMRVALEEAIKAYRENEIPVGAVIVKDGQIIARAHNSTEHLQDGLAHAEKCAIESAQRVFGKWLQGCTLYVTLEPCTMCAGALVLSRIDRVVFGAFDEKNGACGSLYNILYDTRLNHNPEVTSGILADKCGEILSRFFQQKRTKNNGEVSEPA
- a CDS encoding cation:proton antiporter; amino-acid sequence: MSSVFNWLTTSFEFIMTAIRNLVSHHILFAIGIVLIVGYLLGKLADRLKLPVVTGYIIAGILLGESIGNVIELKMVHALRPITEIALGLIAIAIGGEFSRSKLKSIGKEVIILTFFQIGLTFALVSGALMLFGFKYEFSLLLGAIATATAPAATVAIVQALRVRGKFIDYLYGLVALDDAGSVILFGLVFAFVGLTLPNISGIKNNPMIMIFTALGEIFLSIIIGIVVGFILHKTTHKKQNKSEIMIIALGIIFIVISLAHPLHISPLITNIIIGATLVNLSPKNQRISRILEGLTPPIYALFFAIAGTELQLGIFTQPGILILGVIFVIARMIGKYFGVYLGAMTSHSDEPTKKYLGICMFPQAGVAIGLVLMIQASPIIANATFEMQHLAINMVNIVIFSVFINELIGPVLSRWAIIKGTGIKL
- a CDS encoding RNA-binding protein; the encoded protein is MQGKKLYVGNLDYSVTKDELSEMFSEFGEVVEVTVIDGKGFGFVEMSESSEAENAMNDLNGKDLKGRSLKIDEARPKRDNRRNFRR
- a CDS encoding T9SS type A sorting domain-containing protein codes for the protein MKKLFLIATLILILQPLQADPPATYDLRDVNGQNYVTTVKNQTGGTCWTHGAMASIEGNLLITGIWAAHGEVGEPNLAEYHLDWWNGFNQFNNDDLIPPSGSGLEVHQGGDYRVTAAYLSRGEGAVRDIDGQSYSTAPSRSEPSYHFYYVNDIEWYVAGSDLSNINTIKNKVMEYGVMGTCLCYDSQFISSYIHYQPPTSSLDPNHAVAIVGWDDNKVTQAPLPGAWLIKNSWGASWGLSGYFWISYYDKHCGQNPEMGAVSLYNAVLQPYNRIYYHDYHGWRDTLTQYNQAFNKFIAQDDEVLKAVSFFTATDDVDYTIKIYDDFQSGILQNELTSQIGNIEYTGFHTITLDTPVMLEDADDFYVYIMFSDGGHAIDRTSEVPVLLGADYRTIVESSANPDESYYHDGFSWQDLYNYNFTNPSWDETANFCIKALTKSRGIKVIPEESFDSSGPEGGPFSPVEKTYSIINNEATTISIEVTHDLSCDWITLSGDIFCIVAPGDTAEITVQINTNANMLPSGVHSKALYFTNLSNHYGDTELEVKLAVGEPTLRYSWYMDLDPNWNMENQWAFGQPTGGGGQYGGPDPTAGYTGNYVMGYNLSGDYPNNLPETNLTTTAINCSDMYGVTLKFWRWLGVEQPQYDHAYVRISNDGMNWYTIWENEETIEDEAWSQMEFDISEYADDQPTVYLRWVMGQTDGGWRYCGWNIDDIEIYAYDEVFSPIELSSFEAAYADSTGSVHLTWVTLSETDIVGYNLYRSVTDDFATAYQINTSIIPGHAPTTNPHIYDFNDETASITTLYYYWLQALGFGGYNEIYGSFIYEPNVSNDNEPEQQYLSMKNFPNPFSGSTEISFALARTEKVQLQVYNLKGQLVDIILDEIKPAGNHTCVWNAENSTSGIYFIKLSSKEVSKVQKVILIK
- a CDS encoding PTS sugar transporter subunit IIA, translating into MRELVVLVKKCPKLKDIDSAKIYTALKAREKLGSTGLGGGIAIPHAKIEGLDDFVLALATSKKGVPFEAIDNRKVHIFFVLLGPSNSPNEHLKMLSAISRMLRDEDVKNELIAARSGESIYETIAMYSGEEARKDLPQEKKKLLMIILYEQKFLEDIMELFLELGVKGSTVIDSQGMGGILTKVPLFADFINFLGENKNYSKTIFAIISESELHTIIRSVENLLGDLDKRGGASIIALDIHFVKGTMEYM
- a CDS encoding T9SS type A sorting domain-containing protein yields the protein MNVKKTKGGLALIIFCALVITISTTTLCAENEIVTKITRVDTTQTLQSFDHIGEFHTIDFVGDYQYLLDIVNNWFADGKNQNTNNYFCSLFSALGNVDELLMGRNFDNPYCDILVGRYNPPDGYSNIALNRLADIGLPAGTNFQNLSYNQSLRLLFSPYFAADGVNEAGLAIGIAYVPGVQIQVDPTKESVWVTRVIREVLDYASTVDEALAIANSYNVFDTGTNNDILSHHYIVTDASEASYILEYVVDQFVAIVPTVDWQVLTNSHIYNIPLYQLLNGCWRYNILYTSLQNYGGCVDFREGFELLSNVSWGNQTNGTQWSTMYDINNCGTFISTYRDFENLVYVDVANFEFLNYSGYDILNFSYQDDNANYIIESEESAEFYLMFEPAFTSTGVTGILHTDDPDVDILNDEVDFGTVNAGNFGYNGGDPFIIQAVTDMTPHTVDFSITLVTDYDFEYVYDFSVFIGSGNLLLVNDDPENNYSSFYQDALTEHSRTGHEWDTSFLGEIPIALCDAYGSLIWFTGDASEDILSPVEKMLLKDFMDSGGNVFLTGQDVCECINGTDLFSDYFHAQLELEAWPFYDVSGLDADPVGDGITFSISGGNGANNQITQSAICADAQAVTCLTYDGCPVSCGVRYDGLYKSVLMSFGFEGISTLADRAEVMNRIMEYFEVPVSNDPQNPEQDIVSLSPAFPNPFSSLTNISFSLPHPEKVKIQIYNLKGQLVETLLDKQKPAGNHTMEWNAEQMSSGIYFIKLITEDKHIIQKVVVIK